A genomic region of Acidimicrobiales bacterium contains the following coding sequences:
- the secD gene encoding protein translocase subunit SecD, whose translation MPRRQLVLLLGIVALTVAASVLTVVWRNEPLLGLDLQGGVSVRLVAVGPTDEAMLDQTVEIIRDRIDGLGVAEPEISRTETGVMVSLPGVDDQERALTLVGTTAELRFRPVCRMLNFPGGATEASGTTPSGPASCALLDSGEVVPSVGPGGVTPPEDDHPTDFVVLGARTGSPGARYVLGPSLLTGEAIAEANPLFIDYQWQVGLDLRAGQVGIDGFNEIAARCYVGETSCPRLEGATNGRLAIVLDGQVVTAPSIRAPEFKADSILISGGFEKQEADDVSLALRYGALPVELEPENTRVVSATIGEDSLRAGVVAGLVGLLLVAVFIVGYYRILGLVALTSLAISGALLWAIVAHLGTQSGLALTLAGVTGMIVAIGVSVDSNVVYFEHLKEDVRDGRTARSSVDRAFPIAFATIVKANTASLIGAGLLWALTVGAVRGFALYLGLATLLDLVATYFFMGPMVRLLATTRWFAEHPRRFGLPASGAVSTPVGSTAEVIS comes from the coding sequence ATGCCCCGTCGCCAGCTCGTCCTCCTCCTCGGGATCGTCGCGCTGACCGTCGCCGCCTCGGTCCTGACCGTGGTGTGGCGCAATGAACCGCTACTCGGCCTAGACCTCCAGGGCGGCGTCTCGGTCCGGCTGGTCGCCGTAGGCCCGACCGACGAAGCCATGCTCGACCAGACGGTCGAGATCATCCGCGACCGGATCGACGGCCTGGGCGTGGCCGAGCCAGAGATCTCCCGCACCGAGACCGGCGTGATGGTGTCGCTGCCCGGTGTGGACGACCAGGAAAGGGCCCTGACTCTGGTCGGAACGACGGCCGAGCTGCGGTTCCGGCCCGTGTGCCGCATGCTGAACTTTCCGGGTGGGGCAACCGAGGCCTCCGGGACGACACCGTCCGGACCGGCGTCCTGTGCGCTGCTCGACTCTGGCGAGGTCGTGCCGTCCGTGGGTCCGGGCGGGGTGACCCCACCCGAGGACGACCACCCGACCGACTTCGTGGTCCTGGGGGCCCGCACTGGGTCACCGGGGGCAAGGTACGTACTAGGACCCAGCCTCCTGACCGGCGAGGCCATCGCCGAGGCCAACCCACTGTTCATCGACTACCAGTGGCAGGTCGGCCTGGACCTCCGAGCCGGCCAAGTGGGCATCGACGGCTTCAACGAGATCGCCGCCCGTTGCTACGTGGGCGAAACGTCGTGCCCCCGCCTGGAGGGCGCCACCAACGGTCGCCTGGCCATCGTTCTGGACGGGCAGGTAGTGACCGCTCCGTCCATCCGAGCCCCCGAGTTCAAGGCCGACAGCATTCTCATCTCCGGCGGCTTCGAGAAGCAGGAGGCCGACGACGTGTCGCTGGCCCTGCGCTACGGCGCCCTACCCGTCGAGTTGGAGCCGGAGAACACCCGGGTCGTGTCGGCCACCATCGGCGAGGACTCCCTGCGGGCTGGCGTGGTGGCCGGCCTGGTCGGCCTGCTGCTGGTCGCCGTGTTCATCGTCGGGTATTACCGGATCCTGGGCCTGGTGGCCCTGACCAGCCTGGCCATCTCCGGCGCGCTGCTATGGGCCATCGTGGCCCACCTGGGCACCCAGTCGGGCCTGGCCCTCACCCTGGCCGGGGTAACCGGCATGATCGTGGCCATCGGTGTATCCGTCGACTCCAACGTCGTGTACTTCGAGCACCTCAAGGAGGACGTGCGCGACGGCCGGACCGCCCGGTCGTCAGTGGACCGGGCCTTCCCCATCGCCTTTGCCACCATCGTCAAGGCGAACACGGCCTCCCTCATTGGGGCGGGCCTGCTGTGGGCCTTGACCGTCGGCGCCGTCCGCGGCTTCGCCCTGTACCTGGGCCTAGCCACGCTGCTGGACCTGGTAGCCACCTACTTCTTCATGGGCCCGATGGTCCGGCTGCTGGCCACCACCCGGTGGTTCGCCGAGCATCCCCGGCGCTTCGGATTACCGGCCAGCGGCGCCGTCTCTACCCCCGTCGGTTCGACGGCCGAGGTGATCTCGTGA
- the yajC gene encoding preprotein translocase subunit YajC: protein MAGFIPLILIFGLMYVLMIRPQQRKAKAQQALVAAIQAGDEVVLNSGIFGVVKEAEDDVLWLEVYQGIELKVLRGAVDRRFNEPGGATDEDTEPTGPIED from the coding sequence ATGGCTGGCTTCATCCCGCTCATCCTGATCTTCGGACTCATGTACGTCCTGATGATCCGCCCCCAGCAGCGCAAGGCGAAGGCGCAGCAGGCCCTCGTGGCGGCAATCCAGGCCGGCGACGAGGTGGTCCTCAACTCGGGCATCTTCGGCGTGGTCAAAGAGGCGGAGGACGACGTCCTGTGGCTGGAGGTATACCAGGGCATCGAGTTGAAGGTCCTGCGAGGCGCCGTAGACCGCCGCTTCAACGAACCCGGCGGAGCGACTGACGAGGACACCGAACCCACGGGCCCCATCGAGGACTGA
- the tgt gene encoding tRNA guanosine(34) transglycosylase Tgt: protein MKATLTTEAMDGGARTGRVDTPGGSFTTPCFMPVGTRGAVRHLSSTDLAALGVEVVLGNTYHLMLRPGAAVVRDLGGLGAFAAWDGLTLTDSGGYQIFSLQPKVDDAGATFRSTYDGSTHLLTPEGAADVQADLGADIQMVLDVCPALPATDRVLRQTVDRTAAWAERGRRAFLDHPDATARQCQFGIVQGGTDPELRTESAQRTVEVGFDGYAVGGLSVGETRDEMLEPLAAVTAILPADQPRYFMGLGDPAGLVEVVARGIDMFDCVLPTRHARHGTVLTTGGRLNLRNARHSTDGRPLDPDFPASPAAAWSRAYLRHLLLTDEPTGRRLLTLHNLSWLLDFVDRLRSAIREGRFEAFRAETLAVWG from the coding sequence GTGAAGGCCACCCTCACCACCGAGGCCATGGACGGCGGTGCCCGGACCGGCCGGGTGGACACCCCCGGAGGTTCATTCACCACACCGTGCTTCATGCCCGTCGGCACCCGGGGAGCGGTACGCCACCTCTCGTCGACCGACCTAGCCGCCCTGGGTGTCGAAGTGGTCCTGGGCAACACCTACCACCTGATGCTGCGACCGGGAGCCGCCGTGGTACGCGACCTGGGTGGCCTGGGGGCCTTCGCGGCATGGGACGGCCTGACCCTCACCGACAGCGGCGGCTACCAGATCTTCTCCCTCCAACCGAAGGTCGACGATGCCGGGGCCACCTTCCGCTCCACCTACGACGGCTCCACTCACCTGCTGACCCCCGAGGGGGCGGCCGACGTGCAAGCCGACCTGGGGGCCGACATCCAAATGGTGCTCGACGTCTGCCCGGCCCTCCCAGCCACCGACCGGGTCCTGCGCCAGACCGTCGATCGGACGGCCGCCTGGGCCGAACGGGGCCGTCGGGCTTTCCTGGACCACCCGGACGCGACAGCCCGCCAGTGCCAGTTCGGCATCGTCCAAGGGGGAACCGACCCAGAGCTCCGGACCGAGAGCGCCCAGCGGACGGTGGAGGTGGGCTTTGACGGCTACGCCGTCGGGGGGCTCAGCGTGGGTGAGACCCGGGACGAAATGCTGGAGCCGCTGGCCGCTGTCACAGCGATCCTGCCCGCCGACCAGCCCCGCTACTTCATGGGCCTGGGCGACCCGGCTGGGCTGGTCGAGGTGGTGGCCCGGGGGATCGACATGTTCGACTGCGTCCTGCCCACCCGGCATGCCCGGCACGGCACCGTCCTGACTACCGGCGGAAGGCTAAATCTGCGAAACGCCCGCCACTCCACCGACGGCCGACCGCTAGACCCCGACTTCCCGGCCAGTCCGGCCGCCGCCTGGTCGAGGGCCTACCTCCGGCATCTCCTCCTGACCGACGAACCGACCGGGCGGCGCCTCCTCACGCTCCACAACCTGTCCTGGCTGCTGGACTTCGTAGATCGGCTCCGGTCGGCCATCCGGGAGGGCCGGTTTGAGGCCTTCCGGGCCGAGACGCTGGCCGTCTGGGGATGA
- the queA gene encoding tRNA preQ1(34) S-adenosylmethionine ribosyltransferase-isomerase QueA, translated as MGPDDFAYHLPDPAIAQIPLADRPSARLLDALAEPVAHRTVGDLPSLVGPGDVLVVNDTRVLPARLRAVRPTGGAAEVLLLRAVDDEGTWEALVRPSRKLPPGSTLTVDPGLAVEVADDLGEGRRYVRLSSDGPLADALDRCGEMPVPPYLTTTLDDPERYQTVYSRRPASAAAPTAGLHLTDGVLKACRSAGARVERLELVVGLDTFRPITADDLDDHRMHCEDYEVPQATLEACRDARRVIAVGTTTVRALESAARYGLDGRTDLFIRPGFGFSVVDVLLTNFHLPRSSLLVLLEAFAGPRWRDLYATALQEGYRFLSFGDAMLVGRADAKRGAISR; from the coding sequence ATGGGCCCCGACGACTTCGCCTACCACCTCCCTGATCCGGCGATCGCCCAGATTCCGCTGGCCGACCGGCCCTCGGCCCGGCTGTTGGACGCCTTGGCCGAACCGGTCGCCCATCGGACGGTCGGTGACCTGCCGTCGCTGGTCGGCCCGGGTGACGTGCTGGTAGTCAATGACACCCGTGTACTGCCCGCCCGGCTGCGGGCGGTCCGACCCACCGGCGGGGCAGCCGAGGTCCTACTGCTCCGGGCCGTCGACGACGAGGGGACGTGGGAGGCCTTGGTCCGACCCAGCCGGAAGCTGCCCCCTGGCTCCACCCTGACCGTCGACCCCGGGCTTGCTGTGGAAGTGGCCGATGACCTCGGAGAGGGTCGCCGCTACGTCCGGCTGTCTTCGGACGGCCCGTTGGCCGACGCCTTGGACCGGTGCGGGGAGATGCCGGTGCCGCCCTACCTGACCACCACGCTGGACGACCCGGAGCGCTACCAGACCGTCTACAGCCGCCGTCCGGCGTCGGCCGCTGCCCCGACGGCCGGCCTCCACCTGACCGACGGGGTGCTTAAGGCCTGTCGGTCGGCCGGGGCTCGGGTCGAACGCCTCGAGCTGGTGGTGGGCCTGGACACCTTCCGACCGATCACCGCCGATGACCTGGACGACCACCGGATGCACTGCGAGGACTACGAGGTCCCGCAGGCCACCCTGGAGGCCTGCCGGGACGCCCGGCGGGTCATCGCCGTAGGCACGACCACCGTACGGGCCCTCGAGTCGGCGGCCCGGTACGGCCTGGACGGCCGGACCGACCTGTTCATCCGTCCCGGGTTCGGGTTCTCCGTGGTCGACGTGCTCCTAACCAACTTCCACCTTCCCCGGTCCAGCCTGCTGGTCCTCCTAGAGGCGTTCGCCGGCCCACGGTGGCGGGACCTCTACGCAACAGCCCTCCAAGAGGGCTACCGATTTCTCTCTTTCGGTGACGCCATGCTCGTGGGCCGGGCCGACGCGAAACGGGGGGCGATCTCCCGGTGA
- the ruvB gene encoding Holliday junction branch migration DNA helicase RuvB, giving the protein MREELLSPDRDPEVDEVEGGLRPRRLAEFVGQAELKGHLRVMLEAARRRGQASDHFLFAGPPGLGKTTLAHIVAAEMEADLQVTSGPALERAGDLAAILTKLEPGDVLFIDEIHRLARAVEEVLYPAMEDFELDIVLGKGPAARSIRLELPAFTLVGATTRTGLITGPLRDRFGLTARLDYYEPADLQTIVTRAAGILGVDLDEDGAAEIARRSRGTPRIGNRLLRQVRDFAQVERDGVVDGTVARDGLAFFGVDALGLDKPSREILSALCRRFGGGPVGLKTLSISVSEPEDTVEDVYEPFLIQRGLLLRTPKGRVATPAAYDHLAMDRPPSAPEAAGSLFDEPED; this is encoded by the coding sequence GTGCGAGAGGAACTGCTGTCCCCGGATCGGGACCCCGAAGTGGACGAGGTGGAGGGCGGGCTCCGACCCCGACGCCTCGCCGAGTTCGTGGGTCAGGCCGAGTTGAAGGGACACCTCCGCGTGATGCTGGAGGCGGCCCGTCGCCGCGGCCAGGCCTCCGACCACTTCTTGTTCGCTGGGCCTCCCGGCCTGGGTAAGACCACGCTGGCTCACATCGTGGCCGCTGAGATGGAGGCCGACCTGCAGGTCACCTCCGGCCCGGCCCTGGAGCGGGCCGGTGACCTGGCGGCCATCTTGACCAAACTCGAGCCCGGCGACGTCCTGTTCATAGACGAGATCCACCGCCTAGCCCGGGCCGTCGAGGAGGTCCTCTACCCGGCCATGGAGGACTTCGAGCTGGACATCGTGCTGGGCAAGGGCCCAGCCGCCCGCTCCATCCGGCTGGAGCTGCCGGCCTTCACCCTGGTCGGAGCAACTACCCGCACCGGTCTCATCACCGGCCCGCTGCGCGACCGGTTCGGGCTGACCGCCCGACTGGACTACTACGAGCCGGCCGACCTGCAGACCATCGTGACCCGGGCCGCCGGGATCCTCGGCGTGGACCTAGACGAAGACGGCGCGGCCGAGATTGCCCGACGGTCCCGGGGGACGCCACGCATCGGGAACCGCCTGCTCCGCCAAGTCCGGGACTTCGCCCAGGTGGAACGAGACGGCGTAGTCGACGGGACGGTAGCCCGCGACGGCCTGGCCTTCTTCGGCGTAGACGCCCTAGGCCTGGACAAGCCATCCCGGGAAATCCTCTCGGCGCTGTGCCGGCGGTTCGGCGGGGGCCCGGTGGGCCTCAAGACGCTGTCCATCAGCGTCAGCGAGCCGGAGGACACCGTGGAGGACGTCTACGAGCCGTTCCTGATCCAACGGGGACTCCTGCTGCGCACCCCGAAGGGTCGGGTGGCTACCCCGGCCGCCTACGACCACCTGGCCATGGACCGACCGCCGAGCGCCCCGGAGGCCGCCGGATCCCTATTCGACGAACCGGAGGACTGA
- the ruvA gene encoding Holliday junction branch migration protein RuvA, producing MIGSLKGYLLERFDEGEVLVEVSGVGYRVVVTPTTAVRLGDTGAEVFLHVHHHIREADQTLYGFLERSERSCFEALLSAHGVGPSLALAVLGVHGPVELARVLADDDVAALCLVPGVGKKTATRLLVELKNSLDLPIDGVPVNGDGPGAGRSALVEVQEALGGLGYTPDEVRSVLVDLGGDDPAVLLREALQRLARA from the coding sequence GTGATCGGCTCGCTGAAGGGGTACCTGCTGGAGCGCTTCGACGAGGGTGAGGTGCTCGTCGAGGTGTCAGGTGTCGGCTACCGGGTGGTCGTCACCCCGACTACCGCCGTGCGCCTAGGTGACACTGGGGCCGAGGTGTTCCTCCACGTACACCACCACATCCGGGAGGCCGACCAGACCCTGTACGGGTTCCTGGAGCGCAGCGAGCGCTCCTGCTTCGAGGCGTTGCTTTCGGCCCACGGCGTCGGGCCGTCACTGGCCCTCGCCGTGCTTGGCGTCCACGGTCCCGTCGAGCTGGCCCGGGTGCTGGCCGACGACGACGTGGCGGCACTCTGCCTGGTGCCCGGCGTCGGCAAGAAGACGGCCACCCGGCTGCTGGTAGAGCTCAAGAACTCGCTAGACCTGCCCATCGACGGGGTACCGGTCAACGGCGACGGTCCCGGCGCCGGACGATCCGCCCTGGTCGAGGTCCAGGAGGCTCTCGGCGGCCTCGGTTACACGCCGGACGAGGTTCGCTCCGTCCTGGTGGACCTGGGCGGAGACGACCCGGCGGTCCTGCTGCGCGAAGCCCTACAGCGGCTGGCCCGGGCGTAG
- the ruvC gene encoding crossover junction endodeoxyribonuclease RuvC has product MFVLGIDPGLTRCGYGVVAREGRTLRAEAAGVVRTPTTSDLPRRLADLQREVRGLIDQYRPDEVAIERVLFQVNTRTAMQTGQASGVVMAEAAAAGCGVALYSPNEVKSAVAGWGGADKDQVERMVRTQLGIDAPLRPSDAADAVAVALCHLATLPTGRAVARATAKAVPR; this is encoded by the coding sequence ATGTTCGTTCTGGGGATCGACCCGGGCCTGACCCGGTGCGGTTACGGCGTCGTGGCGCGCGAGGGACGCACCCTGCGGGCTGAGGCCGCCGGCGTGGTTCGAACCCCCACCACCTCCGACCTGCCCCGCCGCCTGGCCGACCTCCAACGCGAGGTCCGGGGCCTGATCGACCAATATCGGCCCGACGAGGTGGCCATCGAGCGGGTGCTCTTCCAGGTCAACACCCGCACGGCCATGCAGACTGGCCAGGCCTCCGGGGTGGTGATGGCCGAGGCGGCGGCCGCCGGCTGCGGGGTGGCCCTCTACTCGCCCAACGAGGTCAAGTCGGCCGTGGCCGGATGGGGTGGTGCCGACAAGGACCAGGTGGAACGGATGGTGCGTACCCAGTTGGGGATCGATGCCCCGCTCCGCCCGTCCGACGCCGCCGACGCGGTGGCCGTCGCCCTCTGCCACCTGGCCACCTTGCCGACCGGTCGGGCGGTGGCCCGAGCCACCGCCAAGGCGGTGCCTCGGTGA
- a CDS encoding YebC/PmpR family DNA-binding transcriptional regulator, protein MSGHSKWATIKHKKGAADAKRGKLFAKLIKQVEVAARQGGGDPDSNPTLRTMFQKARDASVPLDTIERAVKRGTGELEGVDYETITYEGYAPHGVALYVETLTDNRNRTGSEVRSLLTKNGGSLAEPGSVAWQFERKGVVLLDGTVDEDEIMLVALDAGADDLVDDDGTWRLTCEATDLPVVREALEEAEVPFLNADVTMLASTTVAIGTVEQAKAVLRVMDLLDDNDDVQDVHANFDIPSEILDSLDG, encoded by the coding sequence ATGTCCGGTCATTCCAAGTGGGCGACCATCAAGCACAAGAAGGGCGCTGCCGACGCCAAGCGGGGGAAGCTCTTCGCCAAGCTCATAAAGCAAGTCGAGGTGGCGGCCCGCCAGGGCGGCGGCGATCCCGACTCCAACCCCACCCTGCGCACCATGTTCCAGAAGGCCCGCGACGCCTCGGTGCCGCTGGACACCATCGAGCGGGCCGTCAAGCGGGGGACTGGCGAGCTGGAGGGCGTTGACTACGAGACGATCACCTACGAGGGCTACGCGCCACACGGCGTTGCGCTCTACGTCGAGACCCTGACCGACAACCGAAACCGCACCGGCTCCGAGGTGCGGTCGTTGCTGACCAAGAACGGCGGCTCGCTGGCAGAGCCCGGCTCAGTGGCTTGGCAGTTCGAGCGCAAGGGTGTTGTCCTGCTGGACGGGACCGTCGACGAGGACGAGATCATGCTGGTCGCCCTGGACGCCGGAGCCGACGACCTGGTGGACGACGACGGCACCTGGCGCCTGACTTGTGAGGCAACCGACCTACCGGTCGTCCGCGAAGCCCTAGAGGAGGCCGAGGTGCCGTTCCTTAACGCTGACGTGACCATGCTGGCCAGCACCACGGTGGCCATCGGGACGGTGGAGCAGGCCAAGGCCGTGCTGCGGGTCATGGACCTGCTGGACGACAACGACGACGTCCAGGACGTGCACGCCAACTTCGACATCCCTTCCGAGATCCTGGACTCGCTGGACGGCTGA
- the pdxT gene encoding pyridoxal 5'-phosphate synthase glutaminase subunit PdxT has translation MKVGVLALQGAFARHAQVLVALSAAPVEVRCPADLADVDAMVLPGGESTTMSMLLDSSGLRQPVADRLANGMPAFGTCAGMILLATRLADGRYDQQSFGAIDLDVRRNGYGRQIDSFEKDLEVDGLDEPFHGVFIRAPVVDRVGDDVEILATVDGAPVLCLQGTVMVSSFHPEMSGDARIHARFLDLAFSR, from the coding sequence ATGAAGGTCGGCGTGCTCGCCCTCCAGGGGGCGTTCGCCCGGCACGCGCAAGTTCTGGTCGCCCTGAGCGCCGCACCGGTCGAGGTTCGCTGCCCGGCCGACCTGGCCGACGTCGACGCCATGGTGCTCCCTGGTGGGGAGTCCACGACCATGTCCATGCTGCTGGACTCGTCGGGACTGCGCCAGCCGGTGGCCGACCGCCTGGCCAACGGGATGCCGGCCTTCGGGACATGTGCCGGGATGATCCTGCTGGCCACCCGTCTGGCCGACGGTCGCTACGACCAGCAGTCCTTCGGCGCCATCGACCTCGACGTCCGACGCAACGGCTACGGACGCCAGATCGACTCGTTCGAGAAGGACCTGGAGGTCGACGGCCTAGACGAGCCCTTCCACGGGGTTTTCATCCGGGCACCTGTGGTGGACCGGGTCGGCGACGACGTCGAAATACTGGCCACGGTCGATGGGGCCCCCGTGCTGTGCCTCCAGGGCACAGTCATGGTGTCGTCCTTCCATCCCGAAATGTCCGGCGACGCCCGAATCCACGCCCGGTTCCTGGACCTGGCCTTCAGCCGCTGA
- the pdxS gene encoding pyridoxal 5'-phosphate synthase lyase subunit PdxS has translation MNDVTRATGTQLVKRGLAEMLKGGVIMDVVDPAQARIAEDAGASAVMALERVPADIRRDGGVARMSDPEMIEGIKEAVTIPVMAKARIGHFAEAQILQSLGVDYVDESEVLTPADEAHHIDKWAFTVPFVCGATNLGEALRRISEGACMIRSKGEAGTGNIVEAVRHLRSIIGDIRKVTQADEAELFDWAKRLQSPLPLVQEVAETGELPVPMFCAGGIATPADASLVMQLGAQAVFVGSGIFKSDDPAPRARAIVEATTNFADPAMLAKVSRGLGDAMPGLELGSLETRLADRGW, from the coding sequence ATGAACGACGTGACGAGGGCGACCGGGACCCAGTTGGTGAAGCGGGGCCTGGCCGAGATGCTCAAGGGCGGCGTGATCATGGACGTCGTTGACCCCGCCCAGGCCCGAATCGCCGAGGACGCCGGCGCCTCGGCCGTGATGGCCCTCGAGCGGGTCCCGGCCGACATCCGACGCGACGGCGGCGTAGCCCGCATGTCCGACCCGGAGATGATCGAAGGCATCAAGGAGGCTGTGACCATCCCGGTCATGGCCAAGGCCCGGATCGGCCACTTCGCCGAAGCCCAGATCCTGCAGTCCCTCGGCGTGGACTACGTCGACGAGAGCGAGGTCCTCACCCCGGCCGACGAGGCCCACCACATCGACAAGTGGGCGTTCACCGTGCCGTTCGTCTGCGGTGCCACCAACCTGGGCGAGGCGCTGCGCCGCATCTCCGAGGGCGCCTGCATGATCCGCTCCAAGGGCGAGGCGGGAACCGGCAACATCGTGGAGGCCGTCCGCCACCTGCGGTCCATCATCGGCGACATCCGGAAGGTCACCCAGGCCGACGAGGCGGAGCTGTTCGACTGGGCCAAGCGCCTCCAGTCGCCGCTGCCCCTGGTCCAGGAGGTCGCCGAGACGGGCGAGCTCCCGGTTCCCATGTTCTGCGCCGGAGGCATCGCCACCCCGGCCGACGCCTCGCTGGTCATGCAGCTAGGCGCGCAGGCTGTGTTCGTGGGCTCCGGCATCTTCAAGAGCGACGATCCAGCCCCCCGGGCCCGGGCCATCGTGGAGGCCACCACCAACTTCGCCGACCCGGCCATGCTGGCCAAGGTCAGCCGCGGCCTGGGTGACGCCATGCCGGGCCTGGAGCTGGGCTCGCTCGAGACCCGGCTCGCCGACCGGGGCTGGTAG
- a CDS encoding DUF3048 domain-containing protein, with the protein MPDLRTSLRLLAPILGAVLTASACGGGGSSQTLPTIAPTTAAPAPTTTVVPTTIAVEIPTTEAASVDTVPATTTLGVATTTTISGWTGAVHPLTGLPATDGTSGRPALAVKVGNNDSRSLPHVGLEAADVVYEAHIENGVTRFLAVYHSEVPLRVGPVRSARSSDIDLIGNLDRPTFAYWGSNEGVGNEVEAAVDQGTFVGMTTTGDGQHFFFRAEGRAEMPYDGMVDSAAMAVASTGSPPDPIFAFGPLPASAIPIRGLRWSAPRRTIDWVWSHGAARWARYHQGVPLLDDLGVQLAADNVLVLFVDYRRSAADFMSPQALSTGSGDGWLLRDGTVTGVTWSRPFAADRWTLADDDTGAEVFLRPGRTWVALARLGEATILDPDQVTQLTD; encoded by the coding sequence ATGCCTGACCTCCGGACCTCCCTCCGGCTGCTGGCCCCCATCCTCGGTGCCGTCCTGACCGCCTCGGCCTGCGGCGGGGGAGGTTCGTCACAGACGCTGCCCACCATCGCCCCCACCACCGCCGCCCCAGCGCCCACAACCACCGTGGTGCCGACCACCATCGCGGTCGAGATTCCCACCACTGAGGCGGCCTCGGTCGACACCGTTCCGGCCACCACCACGTTGGGGGTGGCCACCACAACGACCATCAGCGGGTGGACGGGTGCCGTCCACCCGCTCACCGGCCTGCCGGCCACCGACGGCACCAGCGGCCGTCCAGCCCTGGCCGTCAAAGTCGGGAACAACGACTCCCGGTCCCTGCCCCACGTCGGGCTGGAGGCCGCCGACGTGGTGTACGAGGCCCACATCGAGAACGGAGTGACCCGCTTCCTGGCCGTGTACCACAGTGAGGTGCCTCTGCGGGTAGGTCCCGTCCGCTCGGCCCGGTCTAGCGACATCGACCTCATCGGCAACCTCGACCGGCCGACGTTCGCCTACTGGGGGAGCAACGAGGGCGTGGGTAACGAGGTCGAGGCGGCTGTCGATCAGGGAACCTTCGTCGGCATGACCACCACCGGGGACGGTCAGCACTTCTTCTTCCGCGCCGAGGGTCGCGCCGAGATGCCCTACGACGGCATGGTCGACTCGGCGGCCATGGCCGTGGCCTCCACTGGTTCGCCCCCCGACCCGATCTTCGCCTTCGGTCCCCTGCCCGCCTCGGCCATCCCGATCCGGGGCCTCCGGTGGTCAGCGCCCCGCCGAACCATCGACTGGGTGTGGAGCCACGGTGCCGCCCGCTGGGCTCGGTACCACCAGGGCGTGCCCCTGCTCGACGACCTGGGCGTCCAACTGGCCGCCGACAACGTCCTGGTCCTGTTCGTGGACTACCGGAGGTCGGCCGCCGACTTCATGTCGCCGCAGGCCCTGTCCACCGGCTCGGGCGACGGGTGGCTGCTCCGTGACGGCACGGTCACCGGGGTGACCTGGAGCCGACCGTTCGCCGCCGACCGCTGGACGCTGGCCGACGACGACACAGGCGCCGAGGTGTTCCTTCGGCCCGGCCGCACCTGGGTGGCCCTGGCCCGCTTGGGTGAGGCGACCATCTTGGATCCCGACCAGGTGACACAACTGACCGATTGA